The following is a genomic window from Verrucosispora sp. WMMD573.
GGTGTCGCTGGCCGGGTTGGTGCTCACCCTCGGGGTGCCGCCCGACCCTCGGGCGATGCGTCTGGTGGAGGCGCTGAACGCCCGGCTCGCGGTGCTCTCGGTGGACAGCGACAGCTACCACACGGTGGCCGCGTCGAGCCGGATCGAAGGTCGGCCGAGCGCCGGGAACCCCCGCAAGGTGGAGGCCGCGCTCGGCGCCTTCGAGGCGCACGTCGACACCGTCGAGCTGGCCGGCCGGCTACGGGTCAGCCGGTCCGCGCGGGTCACCCCGTTGATGTTCGAGTACGACCTGATCGACCGGGCCCGGGCCGGACGGCGGCACCTGGTGCTGCCGGAGGGGACCGAGGAACGGATTCTGCGGGCCACCGAGATCCTGCTGCGCCGGGGGGTGGCCGATCTGACCCTGCTCGGCCGGCCGGACGAGGTCGCCCGGCGGGCCCGGGAGCTGGGGGTGGACATCGGCGAGGCCCGGGTGGTGGACCCGACGAGCAGCCCGTGGCGCGACGAGTTCGCCGAGGCGTACGCGAAGCTGCGCGCACACCGGGGGGTCACCGCCGAACTGGCGCACGACATCGTCGCCCAACCGAACTACTTCGGCACCATGATGGTGTGGGCGGGCCACGCCGACGGGATGGTCTCCGGCGCCACGCACACCACGGCAGCGACCATCCGGCCGGCCTTCGAGATCGTCAAGACCATGCCGGAGGTCTCGGTTGCCTCCAGCGTCTTCTTCATGCTGCTCGCCGACCGGGTGCTGGTCTACGGCGACTGCGCGGTCAACCGCGATCCGGATGCCGCCCAGCTCGCCGACATCGCCATTTCCTCGGCGGACACCGCGGCCCGGTTCGGCATCGAGCCCCGGGTGGCGATGCTGTCGTACTCGACCGGGAGTTCGGGGGCGGGCGAGGACGTGGAGAAGGTCGCGGCGGCCACCGCGCTGGTCCGGCAGCGTCGACCCGAACTGGCCGTCGAGGGCCCGATCCAGTACGACGCGGCCATCGACCCGGCCGTCGCCGCCACCAAGCTACCCGGCAGCGCGGTCGCCGGCCGGGCGACGGTCTTCATCTTCCCGGACCTGAACACCGGCAACAACACGTACAAGGCGGTGCAGCGCTCCGCCGGAGCGGTGGCCGTCGGGCCGGTCATGCAGGGCCTGCGCCGGCCGGTCAACGATCTCTCCCGGGGGGCCACCGTGCCGGACATCGTCAACACCGTGGCGATCACCGCCATCCAGGCCGCCGCGCTCGCCGAGGTGCAGCCGTGAGCAAGGTGCTGGTGCTCAACAGCGGCTCGTCGTCGATCAAATACCGGCTGTACGACGGCGACCGCGTGCTGGACAAGGGCGCCGTCGAACGGATCGGTGAGCCCGGTGGTGGGCCGAGCGACCACACCGGCGCGATCCGGCAGATCCTGGACGGGCTGGACCTGACCGGCCTCACCGCGGTGGGGCACCGGGTGGTGCATGGTGGCCAGCGGTTCACCGCGCCGACGCTTGTCGACGACGAGGTGCTGGCCGCCATCACCGACCTGGTGCCGCTGGCGCCGCTGCACAACCCGGCGAACCTCGCCGGCATCGAGGTGGCCCGCCAGGCCCTGCCCGAGGTGCCGCAGGTAGCCGTCTTCGACACCGCGTTCCATCACACGCTGCCCGACTCCGCCGCCACCTACGCGATCGACCGCGAGGTCGCCCAGCGGTACGAGATTCGGCGGTACGGCTTCCACGGCACCTCCCACGCGTACGTCTCCCGGCGCACGGCGGAACTGCTGGACCGCCCGTACGAGGAGATCAACACGATCACGCTGCACCTGGGAAACGGCGCCAGCGCTTGTGCGGTGGCCGGCGGACGAAGCGTAGCCACCTCGATGGGCATGTCGCCGTTGGAGGGGCTGGTGATGGGCACCCGCAGTGGCGACCTCGATCCGACGATCGTGTTCCACCTGCGCCGCGAGGGCGGACTGGGCGTCGACGAGATCGACGACCTGCTCAACCATCGCAGCGGCCTGCTCGGGCTGAGCGGGGTCAACGACATGCGCGAGTTGCTCGCCCGCCGGGCGGCCGGCGACGGGGCCGCAGCGCTCGCCTTCGACGTCTACTGCCGCCGGATAACCAGCTACGTGGGGGCGTACTACGCGCTGCTCGGCCGGGTGGACGCGGTCACCTTCACCGCTGGCGTCGGCGAACACGCGGCGCCGGTACGCGCGGCGGCGCTGGCCGGGCTGGACCGGCTCGGCATCACTGTCGACCCGGACCGCAACGCGGGCAGCGGCGACCGGCTCATCTCACCGGACGGGGCGGAGGTCGCCGTCTGCGTCATCGGTACCGACGAGGAGCGGGAGATCGCCCGCGCCGCCCGGGCCGTGGTCGGGAGCGGCGGCTGACGCCAGTCCCGTCAGCCGAAGGCGAGCCAGGTGGCGAGGGCGAGCAGCACCACGGCGACCACGGCCGCCCCGATGATCAGACCGGTTCTTGACGCCGCCTCCGCCGGAACGGCCTCCGGGTTGGCGAAGGCGCGGAACGCCTCGGTGTTGCCGCTCGGGTCGGTGTAGTTCTCAGCCATGCCGGGAACCTTAGCGAAACCTGTCCAACCGGCGTGCCCGGTGCGCCCCTACGCGCCGCCGACGGTGCGGGCACAATCGGAGCCATGTCGCGTCGTGCCGCCACCGCTCTGGCCGCCACCGCTCTGCTCGCCAGCACCCTGGCAGGCTGTTCCGCCGACCGCGAGCCCACCGAGCGGGCGGATGCCCCCGCCCCACAGGCCACCGCCTCCGTCGCGCCATCGGTTTCCCCGGTGGTGCCCGCCGGCAGCGCCCCGGAGGGCACCTTCGCGCTCGGCGTACGGCAGCTGAAGTTGAACCGCGACGGCGATCGACCGCTGCCGTTGACCGTCTGGTATCCGGCGGCCGGCCGGGCCGGTGGGCAGCCGGCCAGCGGTGCCGACGCCGCGGACGGGAAGTTCCCAGTGATCATGTTCAGCCACGGCCTGGGCGGCCGTCCCGACGACTACGAGTCGCTGCTGACCCGGTGGGCCTCGGCCGGTTTCGTGGTGGCCGCGCCGACCTTCCCCAAGACCTCCCGTGGTGGCGGTGAGAACAACGTGCTCGACGTGCTCAACCAGCCGGCCGACGTGTCGTACGCGTTGACCCGGCTACTCGCCCTCGACGCCCGGGACGGTGATCCGCTACGCGGGCGGCTGGCCACCGACCGGGTGGCCGCCGCCGGTCACTCCGCAGGTGCGGTGACCACCATCGGGCTGTTCACCGCCGGCCGCGACGAGCGGCTGGCCGCCGGAGTCGTCTTCGCCGGGACCGCCCTCGGCGTGGGCACCGCGTTTGCCGGTGCCGCCGCGCCGCAGTTGTTCGTGCACGGCCAGGCCGACGAGGTGGTGCGGTACGCCGCCGGCAAGGCCGTGTACGACAAGGTGCCGTGGCCGAAGGCGATGCTGAGCCTGCCCGACGGCGACCACGGCCGTGCCCTGCTGCGCGGCGAGGGGGCCGCGTTGCGGGTGGTCGCCGACACCACCACCGAGTTCCTGCGTTGGACGCTCTACGGCGACGCCGACGCCAAGGAGCGCATCCCCGCAGCCGCCTCCCGTGACGACGTCGCCACCCTCGACAACAACCTCTGACCCACAAGAACCACCGGATCGAGGCTGCAACATCAGGGATGTTGCAGCCTCAACACCCCGCCAGGCCCGCAACAACAGGGAAGTTGCGGCCTCGACACCCCGCCAGGCCCGCAACAACAGGGACCGTGTGCGGGCATGGCTCAGGCGGTGTGGTCGACGACCACCTTGCCGAAGACGTCACCTGAGTGCAGTCGGGCGAACGCGTCGCCGACGCGGCTGAACGGCACCACGCTGTCGATCACCGGACGCACCCCCCGCTCGGCGCAGAACGTCAGCAGGGCGGCCAGTTCGTCCGGCGTGCCCATCGAGGTGCCCAGGATCTCCAGCTGCATGGCGAAGACCCGGCGCAGGTTGACAGTCGGCTCGTGGCCGGCGGTCGCACCGGAAACCACGATCCGGGCGCCCAGGGCGGCCGACTTCAGCGAGTGGTCGAAGGTGGCCGCACCCACCGTCTCGATCACCAGGTCGACCCGTTCGGGCAGCCGCGCGCCCGGCTCCACGGCAGTCGCGCCCAGCTCGGCGATGCGCTCGCGCTTGGCGGCGTCGCGGCTGGTCGCGTACACCCGCTTGCCCAGCGCGGCGGCCAGGGCGACGGCCGCGGTGGCCACGCCGCCTCCGGCGCCCTGCACCAGCACGGCCTCGGCGTCGTCGACCCGGCCCTTGGTGGTGAGCATCCGCCAGGCCGTCAGCCAGGCCGTCGGCAGGCACGCGGCGTCGGCCGCCGCCAGCCCTGCCGGCAGCGGCAGCAGATTCGACCGGGGTACGGCCACTCGCTCCGCCAGCGTCCCGGGGAAGTGCTCGGAGAGGATGGACATCCCGCGCGGGTCGCCAGGTGTCGGTACGACGGGGTAGACGACCGCCTCGTTGCCGTCCGGGTCCACCCCCGCCGCGTCGCAGCCGAGGATCATCGGCAGCTGCTCGGCGCGCAGCCCGACGCCGCGGAGCGACCACAGGTCGTGGTGGTTGAGCGAACTGGCCGTGACGCGCAGCGTCACCCAGTCGTCGTCGGGCGGGCTCGGTTCGGGCCGATCACCGACGGTGAGCGCGGCGAGCGGGTCGGCGTCGTCGAAACGGGAGGCGAAGGCGGCACGCATGATCCGCACCGTAACAAGCTGAGCGCCCGTTAAGAAGGGCCCCGTCCACCCGTGGACAGGGCCCTTCGTGATGCCTCAGGCGCGGGCCACGCCGTCCCGCCGGGCCGCCTCGGCGACCGCGTCGGCCACCGCCGGTGCCACCCGCGGGTCCAGCGGCGAGGGCACGATGGCCTCGGGTGTGAGCGTCTCGGCCACCACCGAGGCGATCGCGTCGGCCGCGGCGACCTTCATGGCGTCGGTGATCCGGCTGGCCCGGGCATCGAGCGCACCCCGGAACACACCCGGGAAGGCCAACACATTGTTGATCTGATTCGGGTAGTCACTGCGGCCGGTGGCGACCACCGCGACGTGTCGGGCGGCCACCTCCGGGTCCACCTCCGGGGTGGGGTTGGCCAATGCGAACACGATGCCACCCGGGGCCATGCCGGCGACCGCCCGTTCGGGGATCCGACCGCCGGAGACCCCGATCAGCACGTCGGCGTCGCGCAGCGCCTCGGTAACGTCGCCCTGCCGGCCGTCGGCGTTGGTCAGGTCGGCGAGTTCGGCCTTCGTCCCGGCGAGGCCGGCGCGCTGCCGGCAGATGATGCCCTGGGAGTCGCAGACCACCACTCGCTCCGGGTCCACGCCGCCGGCCACCAGCATCCTGGTCACCGCCACACCGGCCGCTCCCGCACCGCTGACGGCCACCCGCAGGTCGCCGAGCTTGCGGTTGAGCAGCGTCGCCGCGTTGCGCAACGCCGCCAGTACGACGATCGCGGTGCCGTGCTGGTCGTCGTGGAAGACGGGGATGTCCAACGCCTCGTCGAGCCGCCGCTCCACCTCGAAGCACCGTGGGGCGCTGATGTCCTCCAGGTTGATGCCGCCGAACGACGGTGCGAGCGCGGTGACCACCGCGACGATCTCGTCGACGTTCTGGGTGGCCAGGCAGACTGGTACCGCGTCGACTCCGCCGAACTGCTTGAACAGCACGGCCTTGCCCTCCATCACCGGCAGCGCGGCGCTCGGGCCGATGTTGCCGAGACCGAGTACGGCCGAGCCGTCGGTGACGACCGCGACGGCGCGCGAGGCCCAGGTGTAGTCGTGGGCGAGGGACGGGTCGGCGGCGATCGCCTCGCAGACCCGGGCCACACCGGGGGTGTACGCGAGAGAGAGATCGTCTCGGCTGGTCAGCGGCACGGTCGAGACGACGGCCATCTTGCCGCCCCGGTGCAGTTGGAAGACGGGATCAGCAGGGTCCACGGTGGACGAAGACATGGTGACTCCAGAAAGATCGAGCAACTGGGCCGACCGGTCGGGCGCACGGTGAGGCGAGCGAGCGGCGGCGGTGCGGGGGGTCACCCGGGCACTTCCGAGCATAGTCAGGCCCAGGGGTCCAGTATGTGAGCAGGTTCATAACGGTCGCGGCGGTACCCGGCCGGGCCGGGGCCAGTACCGGGCCACCACCCGACCCTGCACGTCCGCCACGCCGTAGCTGCGGGAGTCGTCGGTGACCAGCCCGTTGTCCCCGGACAGCCACCAGCCGCCGTCGACGGGGCGGATCGCCCGTTTGACCACCAGCAGCTCCGGTCGAGTGCGGAACACCGCGATCACCACGTCACCGGGACGGGTCGCCCGGCCGCCCCGCCGCACCAGCACGGCGTCACCGTGACGCAGCGTGGGTGCCATGGAGGGCCCGGTCACCAGCACGGCCGACAGCGGCCAGCGCAGCCGGGTGGTGGACACGGGTTTCACCTCCAGCCCCCTCGGGGACCACCGTCCAGGAGTAATGTCGTCTTGGATCATCGCAAACTTCCCATGGAGGATCCCGATGCGACTTCCACGCATCCTTGCGCCCCGCGTGAGCGCCAGCGCCCACTGCGACCTGCCCTG
Proteins encoded in this region:
- the pta gene encoding phosphate acetyltransferase; this encodes MSAVARSVYLTSVGSGGGKSTIALGLAELLSRQVGGIGVFRPLVAQDRPDPILTLLSERYRVGLPVTDLNGTTYAEATALVADGRREELISRIVERYRDVERRFAAMVVVGSDFAAAGDTAGPRELAFNARLATEFGSVVVPVVDGYGQQPAAIAAAARGAYHDLADLGATVLAVLANRVPGAMALPRLPVPAYAIPEVPSVSAPTVAEVAGALGATLLAGDETALARDVLDYVVGAAHVPTLLEHLTEGALLIMPGDRDDLLVAASAAHVAGQVSLAGLVLTLGVPPDPRAMRLVEALNARLAVLSVDSDSYHTVAASSRIEGRPSAGNPRKVEAALGAFEAHVDTVELAGRLRVSRSARVTPLMFEYDLIDRARAGRRHLVLPEGTEERILRATEILLRRGVADLTLLGRPDEVARRARELGVDIGEARVVDPTSSPWRDEFAEAYAKLRAHRGVTAELAHDIVAQPNYFGTMMVWAGHADGMVSGATHTTAATIRPAFEIVKTMPEVSVASSVFFMLLADRVLVYGDCAVNRDPDAAQLADIAISSADTAARFGIEPRVAMLSYSTGSSGAGEDVEKVAAATALVRQRRPELAVEGPIQYDAAIDPAVAATKLPGSAVAGRATVFIFPDLNTGNNTYKAVQRSAGAVAVGPVMQGLRRPVNDLSRGATVPDIVNTVAITAIQAAALAEVQP
- a CDS encoding acetate kinase produces the protein MSKVLVLNSGSSSIKYRLYDGDRVLDKGAVERIGEPGGGPSDHTGAIRQILDGLDLTGLTAVGHRVVHGGQRFTAPTLVDDEVLAAITDLVPLAPLHNPANLAGIEVARQALPEVPQVAVFDTAFHHTLPDSAATYAIDREVAQRYEIRRYGFHGTSHAYVSRRTAELLDRPYEEINTITLHLGNGASACAVAGGRSVATSMGMSPLEGLVMGTRSGDLDPTIVFHLRREGGLGVDEIDDLLNHRSGLLGLSGVNDMRELLARRAAGDGAAALAFDVYCRRITSYVGAYYALLGRVDAVTFTAGVGEHAAPVRAAALAGLDRLGITVDPDRNAGSGDRLISPDGAEVAVCVIGTDEEREIARAARAVVGSGG
- a CDS encoding chlorophyllase; protein product: MSRRAATALAATALLASTLAGCSADREPTERADAPAPQATASVAPSVSPVVPAGSAPEGTFALGVRQLKLNRDGDRPLPLTVWYPAAGRAGGQPASGADAADGKFPVIMFSHGLGGRPDDYESLLTRWASAGFVVAAPTFPKTSRGGGENNVLDVLNQPADVSYALTRLLALDARDGDPLRGRLATDRVAAAGHSAGAVTTIGLFTAGRDERLAAGVVFAGTALGVGTAFAGAAAPQLFVHGQADEVVRYAAGKAVYDKVPWPKAMLSLPDGDHGRALLRGEGAALRVVADTTTEFLRWTLYGDADAKERIPAAASRDDVATLDNNL
- a CDS encoding zinc-binding dehydrogenase; translated protein: MRIMRAAFASRFDDADPLAALTVGDRPEPSPPDDDWVTLRVTASSLNHHDLWSLRGVGLRAEQLPMILGCDAAGVDPDGNEAVVYPVVPTPGDPRGMSILSEHFPGTLAERVAVPRSNLLPLPAGLAAADAACLPTAWLTAWRMLTTKGRVDDAEAVLVQGAGGGVATAAVALAAALGKRVYATSRDAAKRERIAELGATAVEPGARLPERVDLVIETVGAATFDHSLKSAALGARIVVSGATAGHEPTVNLRRVFAMQLEILGTSMGTPDELAALLTFCAERGVRPVIDSVVPFSRVGDAFARLHSGDVFGKVVVDHTA
- a CDS encoding NADP-dependent malic enzyme yields the protein MSSSTVDPADPVFQLHRGGKMAVVSTVPLTSRDDLSLAYTPGVARVCEAIAADPSLAHDYTWASRAVAVVTDGSAVLGLGNIGPSAALPVMEGKAVLFKQFGGVDAVPVCLATQNVDEIVAVVTALAPSFGGINLEDISAPRCFEVERRLDEALDIPVFHDDQHGTAIVVLAALRNAATLLNRKLGDLRVAVSGAGAAGVAVTRMLVAGGVDPERVVVCDSQGIICRQRAGLAGTKAELADLTNADGRQGDVTEALRDADVLIGVSGGRIPERAVAGMAPGGIVFALANPTPEVDPEVAARHVAVVATGRSDYPNQINNVLAFPGVFRGALDARASRITDAMKVAAADAIASVVAETLTPEAIVPSPLDPRVAPAVADAVAEAARRDGVARA
- a CDS encoding S24/S26 family peptidase; its protein translation is MIQDDITPGRWSPRGLEVKPVSTTRLRWPLSAVLVTGPSMAPTLRHGDAVLVRRGGRATRPGDVVIAVFRTRPELLVVKRAIRPVDGGWWLSGDNGLVTDDSRSYGVADVQGRVVARYWPRPGRVPPRPL